A region from the Acyrthosiphon pisum isolate AL4f chromosome A1, pea_aphid_22Mar2018_4r6ur, whole genome shotgun sequence genome encodes:
- the LOC100168176 gene encoding xaa-Pro aminopeptidase 3 isoform X1, translating into MYPHARLLCLSNYAGKLTELWSNSSRCIHQMSMKNIVKTPLICGQPTYESHPHLVMKGELVPGIQKEEFTIRRRKLMESVLSTRKDFYHVIVIPSAIRQYMSDHIPYPFRQNTDFLYFSGCQETDSALVLCGNSVDNFTSTLFVKPYDLQSELWNGPSTRAECASLIFGVDDGKPLPQLSEFIMSELKGHKNCVLWYNQKQKVQSVVDKTINNAAAENSIYLDDSLVNHCHKLRLYKSLAEQRLMRQSCKIASKAFIEAMMSTKPGSTEHELYARLDFECRMGGAEYLAYPPVVAAGNNANTLHYIDNKQKIKDGDLILVDAGCEYHGYSSDISRTWPANGWFSDAQKTLYEATLCVQKELIDMCQARPSLDTLYEAMCFKLGKALAAAHVFKKNVDPSELNMLARALCPHHVSHYLGMDVHDIGTIKKSIKTEPGFIITVEPGVYVSKNNIRVHEEFLGLGIRIEDDVLITENSIEVLSEDCPKEIVDIERIMSRQPK; encoded by the exons atgtatccTCATGCCAGATTATTGTGTTTGAGTAATTATGCGG GGAAATTGACAGAATTGTGGTCGAATAGTAGTAGATGTATACATCAGATgagtatgaaaaatattgtgaaaacacCATTGATTTGCGGTCAACCTACCTACGAATCTCATCCCCATTTAGTGATGAAAGGTGAA CTTGTCCCCGGAATACAAAAAGAAGAATTTACGATTAGAAGACGCAAGTTAATGGAATCTGTATTGAGTACAAGAAAAGATTTTTACCATGTAATTGTTATACCGTCAGCCATTAGACAGTACATGTCTGACCATATTCCATATCCGTTTAGACAAAATacggattttttatattttagtggaTGTCAGGAAACTGATAGTGCTTTGGTTTTGTGCGGTAATTCTGTTGATAACTTTACGTCAACTCTATTTGTCAAGCCTTATGATCTTCAGTCTGAGTTGTGGAATGGACCTAGTACAA GAGCTGAGTGTGCATCGTTAATTTTTGGTGTTGATGATGGCAAACCATTACCCCAGCTTTCAGAATTTATAATGTCTGAACTTAAAGGTCATAAAAATTGTGTTCTATGGTACAATCAAAAGCAAAAAGTCCAAAGCGTTGTTGATAAGACTATTAATAATGCTGCTGCAGAAAATTCAATTTAT cTAGATGATAGTTTGGTCAATCATTGTCACAAATTACGATTATATAAGTCATTAGCAGAACAAAGGTTAATGCGACAAAGTTGTAAAATAGCCTCTAAAGCTTTTATTGAAGCAATGATGTCAACAAAACCAGGGTCAACAGAACATGAACTGTATGCTAGGTTAGACTTTGAATGTCGAATGGGTGGAGCTGAATATCTTGCATATCCTCCTGTGGTTGCCGCTGGAAATAATGCTAATACCTTGCATTACAttgacaataaacaaaaaatcaagGATGGGGATTTAATTCTTGTCGATGCTG GCTGTGAATATCATGGATACTCAAGTGATATATCTCGAACATGGCCAGCAAATGGATGGTTTTCTGACGctcaaaaaacattatatgaaGCTACTTTATGTGTTCAAAAAGAATTGATTGACATGTGTCAAGCTCGTCCATCATTAGACACGTTGTATGAAGCCATGTGTTTTAAATTAGGAAAAGCCTTGGCAGCAGcccatgtatttaaaaaaaatgttgatccTTCTGAGTTAAATAtg TTAGCTCGTGCATTGTGCCCTCATCATGTTAGTCATTATTTGGGGATGGACGTACACGATATTGGTACtatcaaaaaaagtattaagacTGAACCTGGTTTTATAATTACAGTGGAACCTG gagtttatgtaagtaaaaataatattagagttCATGAAGAATTCCTTGGATTGGGCATACGAATAGAAGATGATGTGTTGATCACTGAAAACAGTATTGAGGTGTTAAGTGAAGATTGTCCTAAAGAAATAGTAGATATTGAAAGAATCATGTCTAGGCAACCCAAATGA
- the LOC100161336 gene encoding uncharacterized protein LOC100161336 has protein sequence MKERYRKQKFLKNVGLQPFKIQRPMEEENDTNICERVCFYYFDDEAQVICRGCYKSFNSWLNFRLHFNTLSCHTTQTNYKLNTYNDVYKKYKLKKAKTKKKMNNRLSAAQLMDLETLNTRKTRKRCYQNTRAVVTVSKSSSDSGSTNSEKATVKTLKKGTVEIDISSDESVEESKIKPNGCDTIEVQDIPSSTKTIIPNSSHDNQTTLTVKTEWNADDLSLISSDDHSSSSAHCPPKYSPPKNKELKYQYVCVICDAQFMSKCSLTMHQVQHIKSDRSSYSVFMAALTQSARV, from the exons ATGAAAGAACGCTatcgaaaacaaaaatttttaaaaaatgttggtctacaaccatttaaaattcaaag gccTATGGAAGAAGAAAATGATACTAAT atatGCGAACGagtatgtttttattactttgatGATGAAGCACAAGTGATATGTCGCGGTTGTTATAAAAGCTTTAATTCATGGTTAAATTTTCGATtgcattttaatacattatcatGCCATACAACtcaaacaaattacaaactaaatacttataacgatgtttataaaaaatacaagttaAAGAAAGCTAAgactaagaaaaaaatgaataaccgttTAAGTGCTGCACAACTTATGGATTTGGAAACTTTGAACACTCGCAAAACAAGAAAAAG gtGTTACCAAAACACTAGGGCAGTTGTAACTGTTTCCAAATCTTCATCAGACTCTGGTTCAACAAATTCAGAAAAAGCAACTGTAAAGACATTGAAGAAAGGAACTGTTGAAATCGATATTAGTAGCGATGAAAGTGTAGAGGAGtcgaaaataaaaccaaatggTTGCGATACTATTGAAGTTCAAGACATTCCGAGTAGTACAAAAACCATTATTCCAAATTCATCTCATGACAATCAGACGACGCTAACTGTTAAAACAGAATGGAATGCCGATGACTTATCGCTGATTTCTTCAGACGATCATTCATCAAGCTCTGCTCATTGTCCACCAAAATATAGTCCCCCCAaaaataaggaattaaaatatCAGTATGTTTGTGTTATTTGTGATGCACAATTTATGAGTAAATGTTCACTTACGATGCACCAAGTGCAGCATATAAAATCAGATCGCAGTAGTTACAGTGTTTTTATGGCTGCATTAACTCAATCTGCTAGAGTGTAA
- the LOC100168176 gene encoding xaa-Pro aminopeptidase 3 isoform X2, whose protein sequence is MESVLSTRKDFYHVIVIPSAIRQYMSDHIPYPFRQNTDFLYFSGCQETDSALVLCGNSVDNFTSTLFVKPYDLQSELWNGPSTRAECASLIFGVDDGKPLPQLSEFIMSELKGHKNCVLWYNQKQKVQSVVDKTINNAAAENSIYLDDSLVNHCHKLRLYKSLAEQRLMRQSCKIASKAFIEAMMSTKPGSTEHELYARLDFECRMGGAEYLAYPPVVAAGNNANTLHYIDNKQKIKDGDLILVDAGCEYHGYSSDISRTWPANGWFSDAQKTLYEATLCVQKELIDMCQARPSLDTLYEAMCFKLGKALAAAHVFKKNVDPSELNMLARALCPHHVSHYLGMDVHDIGTIKKSIKTEPGFIITVEPGVYVSKNNIRVHEEFLGLGIRIEDDVLITENSIEVLSEDCPKEIVDIERIMSRQPK, encoded by the exons ATGGAATCTGTATTGAGTACAAGAAAAGATTTTTACCATGTAATTGTTATACCGTCAGCCATTAGACAGTACATGTCTGACCATATTCCATATCCGTTTAGACAAAATacggattttttatattttagtggaTGTCAGGAAACTGATAGTGCTTTGGTTTTGTGCGGTAATTCTGTTGATAACTTTACGTCAACTCTATTTGTCAAGCCTTATGATCTTCAGTCTGAGTTGTGGAATGGACCTAGTACAA GAGCTGAGTGTGCATCGTTAATTTTTGGTGTTGATGATGGCAAACCATTACCCCAGCTTTCAGAATTTATAATGTCTGAACTTAAAGGTCATAAAAATTGTGTTCTATGGTACAATCAAAAGCAAAAAGTCCAAAGCGTTGTTGATAAGACTATTAATAATGCTGCTGCAGAAAATTCAATTTAT cTAGATGATAGTTTGGTCAATCATTGTCACAAATTACGATTATATAAGTCATTAGCAGAACAAAGGTTAATGCGACAAAGTTGTAAAATAGCCTCTAAAGCTTTTATTGAAGCAATGATGTCAACAAAACCAGGGTCAACAGAACATGAACTGTATGCTAGGTTAGACTTTGAATGTCGAATGGGTGGAGCTGAATATCTTGCATATCCTCCTGTGGTTGCCGCTGGAAATAATGCTAATACCTTGCATTACAttgacaataaacaaaaaatcaagGATGGGGATTTAATTCTTGTCGATGCTG GCTGTGAATATCATGGATACTCAAGTGATATATCTCGAACATGGCCAGCAAATGGATGGTTTTCTGACGctcaaaaaacattatatgaaGCTACTTTATGTGTTCAAAAAGAATTGATTGACATGTGTCAAGCTCGTCCATCATTAGACACGTTGTATGAAGCCATGTGTTTTAAATTAGGAAAAGCCTTGGCAGCAGcccatgtatttaaaaaaaatgttgatccTTCTGAGTTAAATAtg TTAGCTCGTGCATTGTGCCCTCATCATGTTAGTCATTATTTGGGGATGGACGTACACGATATTGGTACtatcaaaaaaagtattaagacTGAACCTGGTTTTATAATTACAGTGGAACCTG gagtttatgtaagtaaaaataatattagagttCATGAAGAATTCCTTGGATTGGGCATACGAATAGAAGATGATGTGTTGATCACTGAAAACAGTATTGAGGTGTTAAGTGAAGATTGTCCTAAAGAAATAGTAGATATTGAAAGAATCATGTCTAGGCAACCCAAATGA
- the LOC100163373 gene encoding nucleolar complex protein 4 homolog B → MATISEFKQLFDTFLRENKCPTGEIVKKKYYFPVNQLKTIYTSMLTTTNIQWSQFQQMLTNYVENLDFCYYSWECFSLIVQNLNTDKTNVYMFTNLLGFIKIPTEKNEDDKLLFKNNKRPQFKYNSEQLKSWVTVVWDDMKPFMLSNIKVRREMLTLLIEKMQMHLNNPLVTADFLMDSLDTPGPIAILGLQGIFILVKDYNLECPNIYGKLYNFFTTDMFNYRYKTRLFYLADIFLRSTHLPELLVAAFVKRMARLSLVAPPTDIQIMAAFIGNLLIRHPPLKVLIQSDSVVGSDPYIFEEKDPLKSNALNSSLWELVSLKQHILPRVGKSVNFLFKKLPQVEWDMSELLDESYESMIDEEYKTDFQKVSLTYEKPVSFSVPLSNHMDDLWTLDD, encoded by the exons ATGGCGACAATTTCAgaattcaaacaattatttgacaCATTTTTACGGGAAAATAAATGCCCGACTGGggaaatagtgaaaaaaaaatattattttcccgtTAATCAATTAAAG ACAATTTACACATCTATGCTTACAACTACCAATATACAATGGTCACAATTTCAACAAATGTTAACaaattatgttgaaaatttggatttttgttaTTACTCGTGGGaatgtttttcattaattgttcaaaatttgaacacagacaaaacaaatgtatacatGTTTACAAATCTTTtaggatttattaaaattcctactgaaaaaaatgaagacgacaaattactatttaaaaataaca aacgacctcaatttaaatataattctgaACAATTAAAATCATGGGTTACGGTAGTTTGGGATGATATGAAACCCTTCATGTTGTCAAATATTAAAGTTAGAAGAGAGATGTTAACACTGTTAATTGAAAAAATGCAAATGCACTTGAATAATCCGCTTGTAACTGCTGACTTCCTAATGGATTCATTGGATACAC ctGGTCCCATTGCAATATTAGGACTTCAaggcatttttattttggtcaaggattataattt AGAATGTCCAAATATTTATGGGAAACTTTACAACTTTTTTACTACAGATATGTTTAATTATCGGTATAAAACCAGATTGTTTTATTTGGCTGATATATTTCTTCGTTCAAC tcatttGCCCGAGCTGCTTGTCGCTGCATTTGTTAAACGTATGGCTAGACTTTCGTTGGTTGCACCACCTACTGACATACAAATTATGGCAGCATTTATAGGAAATTTACTAATTAGACATCCGCCGTTAAAAGTATTGATCCAAAGTGATTCCGTTG TTGGATCAGATCcttatatttttgaagaaaaagatCCACTAAAATCAAATGCATTAAACAGCTCATTATGGGAACTTGTCTCTTTAAAACAACACATTCTACCAAGAGTGGGAAAATctgtaaactttttatttaaaaaattgccTCAAGTTGAATGGGACATGAGTGAATTATTGGATGAATCTTATGAAAGT ATGATTGATGAAGAGTACAAGACAGACTTCCAAAAAGTGAGCTTAACATATGAAAAACCGGTTTCATTTTCTGTACCACTATCCAATCATATGGACGATTTATGGACTTTAGATGATTAA